A single Desulfomonile tiedjei DNA region contains:
- the purD gene encoding phosphoribosylamine--glycine ligase: MKILIVGSGGREHTLAWKIAQSDLVKEVIVAPGNVGISMEPKCRLANVSAEDVPRLRDLALEEKPDLTVVGPEAPLVAGLVDDFQAAGLKVFGPTAKAAQLEGSKVFTKRLLQKYAIPSGNFAVFDDFAEASLHLKRITGPVVLKADGLAAGKGVFVCRDQTEALRALVTIIKEKAFGDAGNRVLVEECLFGEEASFIAFTDGKTVLPLASSQDHKPVFDDDRGPNTGGMGAYSPAPVVTPEVHDRIMEQIMVPVVRALENEDTPYMGFLYAGLMIADGQPKVLEFNARMGDPEAQPLLFRMKTDPVPLMMAALEGNLAGMAIEWLPEDAVCVVMASGGYPGSYEKGKQITGIEQADAIQGVKVFHAGTGKGQNGIVTNGGRVLGVTAAAEGIGNAIDKAYQAVEKIHWENVHYRKDIGRKALNRG, encoded by the coding sequence ATGAAAATCCTGATCGTAGGTTCGGGCGGCAGGGAACATACCCTCGCGTGGAAGATAGCACAATCGGACCTCGTTAAAGAGGTGATCGTCGCTCCCGGAAATGTCGGTATTTCAATGGAGCCTAAATGTAGGCTGGCCAACGTGTCTGCAGAAGACGTCCCTCGGCTCCGGGACCTCGCCCTGGAAGAAAAGCCGGATCTCACTGTCGTCGGACCCGAAGCTCCGCTGGTCGCGGGTCTGGTTGACGATTTCCAGGCCGCGGGCCTGAAGGTTTTCGGCCCCACGGCCAAGGCCGCTCAGTTGGAAGGGAGCAAGGTATTCACCAAGCGGCTCCTGCAAAAGTACGCGATCCCGAGTGGCAATTTTGCGGTGTTCGACGATTTTGCAGAGGCCTCCTTGCACTTGAAAAGGATCACCGGCCCGGTGGTCCTTAAAGCAGACGGTCTGGCAGCCGGCAAAGGAGTGTTTGTCTGCCGCGATCAAACCGAGGCCTTGCGAGCGTTGGTGACGATCATAAAAGAAAAGGCGTTCGGAGATGCAGGCAACAGGGTCCTGGTCGAGGAATGTCTTTTCGGCGAGGAGGCGTCTTTTATCGCTTTCACGGACGGCAAGACGGTCCTTCCGCTGGCAAGCTCTCAGGATCACAAACCCGTGTTCGATGACGACCGGGGACCGAACACAGGCGGCATGGGCGCTTATTCACCCGCACCTGTGGTCACACCCGAAGTCCACGACCGCATCATGGAGCAGATCATGGTTCCGGTGGTGCGGGCCCTGGAAAATGAGGATACACCCTACATGGGGTTTCTGTACGCGGGCCTGATGATCGCGGACGGCCAACCCAAGGTGCTTGAATTCAACGCCCGTATGGGGGATCCGGAAGCTCAGCCCCTGCTCTTTAGAATGAAGACCGACCCGGTTCCACTGATGATGGCGGCCCTCGAAGGAAATCTTGCAGGAATGGCCATTGAGTGGCTGCCCGAGGATGCGGTTTGTGTTGTGATGGCTTCAGGCGGCTATCCCGGCTCGTACGAAAAAGGAAAACAGATCACCGGAATTGAACAGGCCGACGCGATCCAAGGGGTGAAAGTCTTCCACGCTGGTACGGGAAAAGGCCAGAACGGTATCGTAACTAACGGCGGCCGAGTCCTGGGCGTGACCGCAGCGGCTGAAGGGATCGGCAATGCGATCGACAAAGCGTACCAAGCCGTGGAAAAAATCCATTGGGAAAACGTGCACTACCGCAAGGACATAGGTAGGAAGGCGCTGAACCGCGGGTGA
- a CDS encoding response regulator codes for MANIGILDGKRILAVDDEPDVLEVIKDQLPQCQVTTAGNYQAALHHIDNENFDLVILDIMGVNGFALLEACRKHGLFASMLTAHAVTVDSINRSIRLGAVSFLPKDELTRLPELVAEILEGLAEGRTHWQQLFKRLGPYFRERLGVDWEDLEKPPTPPYMY; via the coding sequence ATGGCGAACATTGGAATACTGGACGGCAAACGAATTCTGGCGGTGGATGATGAGCCTGATGTGCTGGAGGTCATCAAAGACCAACTACCCCAATGCCAGGTCACCACGGCAGGGAACTATCAAGCGGCTTTGCACCATATCGACAACGAGAATTTTGATCTGGTCATCCTTGACATCATGGGGGTTAACGGCTTCGCATTACTGGAGGCATGTCGGAAACACGGCTTGTTCGCATCCATGCTCACTGCCCATGCCGTAACGGTGGACAGCATCAATAGGTCCATCAGACTGGGAGCGGTCTCTTTCCTTCCAAAAGATGAGCTGACAAGATTGCCGGAGCTTGTGGCTGAGATTCTCGAAGGCCTGGCCGAAGGACGAACCCATTGGCAGCAATTGTTCAAACGTCTGGGACCGTATTTCAGGGAGAGACTCGGCGTTGACTGGGAGGACCTGGAAAAACCCCCGACCCCGCCTTATATGTATTGA
- a CDS encoding thermonuclease family protein — MAKLRLEGEWKLWAGIAALFIVIAVYLYMASRPPMEGGEYLWNVAKVIDSRNLSLKGSGEVIQFRLTGLLVPPSQEEAAREFLSKTLLNNWVRIKTLRQEPKGVKEGFVLLSGDDINARMVRQGLAQIDREEKDFDIRPYIELEQEAKRQRRGLWRESGPGVK, encoded by the coding sequence ATGGCGAAATTGCGTCTGGAAGGTGAATGGAAACTGTGGGCCGGAATCGCGGCCCTGTTCATAGTAATTGCCGTTTATCTGTATATGGCAAGCCGCCCTCCGATGGAAGGAGGGGAGTATTTGTGGAACGTCGCGAAAGTGATAGATTCCCGAAATCTCAGCCTGAAAGGTTCAGGAGAAGTTATTCAGTTCAGGCTGACCGGTTTGCTGGTTCCGCCATCTCAAGAAGAAGCGGCGAGGGAATTCCTTTCGAAGACCCTTCTGAACAACTGGGTGAGGATTAAGACCCTGCGTCAAGAACCCAAGGGTGTTAAAGAGGGCTTCGTCCTTCTGTCGGGTGACGACATAAACGCGCGCATGGTTCGACAAGGCTTGGCGCAAATTGACCGGGAGGAGAAAGACTTCGACATTCGACCATACATCGAGCTGGAACAAGAGGCCAAAAGACAAAGGAGGGGCCTGTGGCGAGAGTCCGGCCCGGGGGTGAAATGA